Proteins from a single region of Acidovorax sp. NCPPB 3576:
- a CDS encoding efflux RND transporter periplasmic adaptor subunit, translating to MNSSRSATRSLPAAPAALAPRPSLAFTPTSATPAALRWAGAAVLAAAFAVAGCSDKAAKQPAPRAPVEAGVVTIQPERQSITTELPGRTSAFLVAEIRPQVGGIVQKRLFTEGADVKAGQVLYQLDASPFEVALASAEASLGKAQATVGTAETNARRNAELVKIDAISRQVYDDSQAVLVQARSDLAVNRAAVENARINLGYTRIKAPISGRTTTSAVTPGALVTANQTTALTTISQIDPLYVDVTQSSTDVLRLKTDLAKGRFQRAGEGQARVALKLEDGSTYAQAGRLQFSGVTVNPATGAVTLRAVFPNPDGLLMPGMYVRAVLETGVNEQALLVPQQGVTRDTAGNASVLLVNAENKVERRKIQVEAAVGNRWQAVGGLAAGDRVVVDGLQRVKVGDTVKPVEVAAKAAAAPAGGASSASSAAPAAAPAASGAAAPAAR from the coding sequence ATGAATTCCTCACGATCCGCCACACGCTCGCTGCCCGCCGCCCCCGCTGCCCTCGCCCCACGGCCCTCTCTCGCATTCACCCCCACGTCCGCCACACCCGCCGCCCTGCGCTGGGCAGGCGCCGCCGTGCTGGCCGCCGCCTTCGCGGTGGCCGGGTGTTCGGACAAGGCCGCCAAGCAGCCTGCGCCGCGCGCCCCGGTGGAAGCCGGCGTGGTCACGATCCAGCCCGAGCGGCAGTCGATCACCACCGAGCTGCCCGGGCGCACCAGCGCCTTCCTGGTGGCCGAGATCCGGCCGCAGGTGGGCGGCATCGTGCAAAAGCGGCTCTTCACCGAAGGGGCGGACGTGAAGGCCGGCCAGGTGCTGTACCAGCTGGATGCCTCGCCCTTCGAGGTGGCGTTGGCGAGCGCCGAAGCGTCGCTGGGCAAGGCGCAGGCCACCGTGGGCACGGCCGAGACCAACGCGCGTCGCAATGCCGAGCTGGTCAAGATCGATGCGATCAGCCGCCAGGTGTATGACGACAGCCAGGCGGTGCTGGTGCAGGCCCGCTCGGACCTGGCCGTGAACCGCGCGGCGGTCGAGAACGCCCGCATCAACCTGGGCTACACCCGCATCAAGGCGCCCATCTCGGGCCGCACCACCACCTCGGCCGTGACGCCGGGCGCACTGGTCACGGCCAACCAGACCACGGCGCTCACCACCATCTCTCAGATCGACCCGCTCTACGTGGACGTGACCCAGTCCAGCACCGACGTGCTGCGCCTGAAGACCGACCTGGCCAAGGGGCGCTTTCAGCGCGCGGGCGAAGGCCAGGCGCGCGTGGCGCTCAAGCTGGAGGACGGCAGCACCTACGCCCAGGCCGGCCGGCTGCAGTTCAGTGGCGTCACGGTGAACCCCGCCACCGGCGCGGTCACCCTGCGCGCGGTGTTCCCCAACCCGGACGGCCTGCTGATGCCCGGCATGTACGTGCGCGCCGTGCTGGAGACAGGCGTGAACGAGCAGGCCCTGCTCGTGCCCCAGCAGGGCGTGACGCGCGACACCGCCGGCAACGCCAGCGTGCTGCTGGTCAATGCCGAGAACAAGGTCGAGCGCCGCAAGATCCAGGTCGAGGCCGCCGTGGGCAACCGCTGGCAGGCCGTGGGGGGCCTGGCCGCCGGCGACCGCGTGGTGGTGGACGGGTTGCAGCGCGTGAAGGTGGGCGACACGGTCAAGCCGGTGGAGGTGGCGGCCAAGGCGGCGGCAGCCCCGGCAGGCGGCGCGTCCTCGGCGTCCTCGGCCGCACCGGCTGCGGCACCCGCGGCATCCGGCGCTGCGGCCCCGGCCGCCCGCTGA